From one Mycobacterium colombiense CECT 3035 genomic stretch:
- a CDS encoding CoA transferase, giving the protein MTDSALPLEGLTVVEVSSFVAAPLCGMTLSQLGAEVIRVDPIGGASDVQRWPLAADGTSIYWTGLNKGKRSATIDLRSPDGQELVQRLIVEGDGVVVTNAAGLSWLGHDVLAAKRPDVIHVQLLGRGDGSTGVDYTVNAGLGYPLVTGPAEHGGAINHVLPAWDVCCGLYAALAVVTAVRRREHSGTGARISLALEDVALATAANLGLLTEPQVNGTQRERLGNAIYGQYGQDFVSSDGARFMVVALTGRHFRDLLAVTGTGAAVSALAEALGADFGSEGDRYRFRDVLSSLFATWFSDHTADEIAAALSATTVLFERYRTFAEVAAGPKVTDNPLFSRLRQPGLGEYFAPGLPAAFDGAHPASAPAPALGQDTADVLARLGLRAADIERLTHANTIAC; this is encoded by the coding sequence ATGACCGATTCGGCGTTGCCGCTGGAAGGCCTCACCGTCGTGGAGGTGTCGAGTTTCGTCGCCGCCCCGCTGTGCGGCATGACGCTGAGTCAGCTTGGCGCGGAAGTCATCCGCGTCGACCCGATCGGTGGCGCTTCCGATGTGCAACGGTGGCCATTGGCGGCGGATGGCACCTCGATCTATTGGACCGGCCTGAACAAGGGAAAGCGTTCGGCCACCATCGATCTGCGCTCTCCGGACGGCCAGGAACTGGTTCAGCGGCTGATCGTCGAGGGCGACGGCGTCGTGGTGACCAACGCCGCGGGGTTGTCCTGGCTTGGCCACGATGTGCTGGCGGCCAAGCGCCCCGACGTGATTCACGTTCAGTTACTCGGGCGCGGCGACGGTTCCACCGGAGTGGACTACACGGTGAACGCGGGTCTCGGCTATCCGCTCGTCACCGGTCCGGCCGAGCATGGCGGGGCGATCAATCACGTGCTCCCGGCCTGGGACGTGTGCTGCGGACTGTATGCAGCGCTGGCCGTCGTCACCGCCGTCCGCCGCCGCGAGCACTCCGGGACGGGAGCGCGGATCAGCCTGGCGTTGGAGGACGTCGCCCTGGCCACCGCGGCCAACCTGGGGCTGCTGACCGAACCGCAAGTCAATGGGACGCAACGCGAACGGCTGGGTAACGCGATCTACGGGCAGTACGGGCAGGACTTCGTCAGCAGCGACGGCGCCAGGTTCATGGTGGTCGCCTTGACCGGCAGGCACTTTCGCGACCTGCTCGCGGTGACGGGCACCGGCGCGGCGGTGTCGGCGCTCGCCGAGGCGCTGGGCGCCGATTTCGGCTCAGAGGGCGACCGCTACCGCTTCCGTGACGTGCTGTCGAGCCTGTTCGCCACCTGGTTCAGCGATCACACCGCCGACGAGATCGCCGCCGCGCTGTCCGCCACCACGGTGCTGTTCGAGCGGTACCGCACCTTCGCCGAGGTCGCGGCGGGGCCGAAAGTCACCGACAACCCGTTGTTTTCGCGGCTGCGGCAACCCGGGCTCGGCGAGTACTTCGCCCCGGGCCTGCCGGCCGCATTCGACGGCGCACATCCGGCCAGCGCGCCCGCGCCGGCCCTCGGCCAGGACACCGCCGACGTCCTCGCGCGTCTGGGGTTGCGCGCCGCCGACATCGAGCGCCTGACCCACGCCAACACCATCGCCTGCTGA
- a CDS encoding GlxA family transcriptional regulator encodes MHAVAILAEPDVIAFDLAMAIEVFGRVRLADGRPGYRVRVCGCEPLVAAGPIGIATDHGLDELAAAHTIVVPGRNDVAAPVHDDVIAALKSAYRNGIRIASICSGAFTVAAAGILDGKRATTHWVAAELFAARYPTVRLDADALYVDEGHVLTSAGASAGLDLCLHMVARDYGSAAAADAARLAVTPLHRSGGQAQFIIRNRRMSNTELDDVLVWIENNAHLPLTLRDIARQASSSERTINRRFKNETGHTPMQWVNNVRIRHAQQLLESTADSIETIARKTGFASSANFREQFRRLAGVSPQTYRHTFRDQGTRGRD; translated from the coding sequence ATGCACGCCGTCGCGATCCTGGCCGAGCCGGATGTCATCGCGTTCGATCTCGCCATGGCGATCGAGGTGTTCGGCCGTGTCCGGCTCGCCGACGGAAGGCCCGGCTACCGGGTGCGCGTGTGTGGCTGCGAACCTCTTGTGGCGGCCGGGCCGATCGGGATCGCGACGGACCATGGGCTGGACGAGCTCGCCGCGGCGCACACCATCGTGGTGCCCGGCCGCAACGACGTCGCGGCGCCGGTTCACGACGACGTGATTGCCGCGCTGAAGTCCGCCTACCGCAACGGCATTCGAATCGCTTCCATTTGTAGCGGCGCCTTCACCGTGGCCGCTGCGGGCATTCTCGACGGCAAACGGGCAACCACTCACTGGGTCGCGGCGGAACTGTTCGCGGCGCGCTATCCGACCGTCCGGCTCGATGCCGACGCGCTGTACGTCGACGAGGGCCACGTGCTCACCTCGGCCGGGGCATCCGCCGGACTGGATCTGTGCCTGCACATGGTCGCCCGCGACTATGGTTCGGCCGCGGCCGCCGACGCGGCCCGGCTGGCCGTGACCCCGCTGCACCGCAGCGGCGGCCAGGCACAATTCATCATCCGCAATCGCCGGATGTCCAACACCGAGCTGGACGACGTATTGGTCTGGATCGAGAACAACGCGCACCTGCCGCTGACACTGCGCGACATCGCGCGCCAGGCGTCCAGCAGCGAGCGGACGATCAACCGCCGGTTCAAGAACGAGACCGGCCACACCCCCATGCAGTGGGTCAACAACGTCCGGATCAGGCACGCGCAGCAGCTCCTGGAGAGCACCGCCGACAGCATCGAAACCATCGCTCGCAAAACGGGTTTCGCGTCGTCGGCAAACTTCCGTGAGCAGTTTCGCCGACTGGCGGGAGTGTCACCGCAGACTTATCGGCACACGTTTCGTGACCAGGGCACCCGCGGGCGCGACTAG
- a CDS encoding class I adenylate-forming enzyme family protein, with protein MPDDPLTVAGLLRRQARLRGDHPILVCDADRISYAEAEVRSAELARGLIALGAGKGTHVGLLYPNGPEFIAGMLAAARIGAVVVPISTFVTARELREQLVDSDVQILLTATSFRSHDYAQRLSEIVAGVDIGSRLLCAAAPQLRHVAITHEPVYRLAGTVDPALLAALEDDVAECDPLAIVYTSGSTSTPKGAVHTHGGLLAHQRNLNGIRGLTADDRLFCNSPFFWIGGLAFGVLATLLAGSTLVCSNATDAGVTLDLLEAEKPTATNGFAAAIAHLADHPSFPRRDLSSMRRGNLYPIMAPDARPADPELRHNMLGMTEAGSVVLIGDDESDQPERRRGSFGRPAPGFETKVVDPDTGIDVPVGEVGELCLRGPYLMQRYYKRSREECFDADGWFHSGDLVRFDADGFVYFAGRRGAMIKTAGANVSAAEVEKTISRVTDGAPAYVIGLPDARRGQLVAAVVVQPDGAADFDEAALVALLKPELSAYKVPKRFVALRSSEVPLLSSGKVDMRRLRELFDA; from the coding sequence ATGCCCGATGATCCCCTGACGGTCGCCGGGCTGCTGCGGCGGCAAGCCCGTTTACGCGGCGATCACCCGATTCTGGTCTGTGATGCCGACCGGATCAGCTACGCCGAGGCCGAAGTCCGGTCGGCGGAACTCGCGCGCGGGCTGATCGCGCTCGGCGCCGGCAAGGGAACCCATGTGGGGCTGCTGTATCCGAACGGGCCCGAGTTCATCGCCGGGATGCTGGCCGCGGCGCGAATCGGTGCCGTGGTGGTGCCGATCTCGACCTTCGTTACCGCCCGCGAGCTGCGCGAGCAACTGGTCGACAGCGATGTGCAAATCCTGTTGACCGCCACGTCGTTTCGATCTCACGATTACGCGCAACGACTGTCCGAAATCGTCGCCGGCGTCGACATCGGTTCCCGATTGCTGTGTGCCGCGGCACCGCAGCTGCGCCACGTGGCGATCACCCACGAGCCGGTGTATCGGCTGGCGGGCACCGTCGATCCGGCGCTGCTGGCCGCGCTGGAAGATGATGTCGCGGAGTGTGATCCGCTGGCGATCGTGTACACGTCGGGCTCCACCAGCACCCCGAAAGGCGCGGTGCACACGCACGGCGGCCTGCTCGCGCATCAGCGGAACCTCAATGGCATCCGCGGCCTGACGGCCGACGACAGGCTGTTCTGCAACTCGCCGTTCTTCTGGATCGGCGGGCTCGCGTTCGGCGTGCTGGCGACCTTGCTGGCCGGATCGACCCTGGTGTGTTCCAACGCCACCGATGCGGGCGTGACGCTCGATCTGCTGGAGGCCGAAAAGCCAACCGCCACCAACGGATTCGCGGCCGCAATCGCCCACCTGGCCGACCACCCCAGCTTTCCCCGACGCGACCTGTCGTCGATGCGGCGCGGCAACTTGTACCCGATCATGGCTCCCGACGCCCGCCCGGCCGACCCGGAACTCCGGCACAACATGCTGGGCATGACCGAGGCCGGCAGCGTCGTGCTGATCGGCGATGACGAATCCGACCAACCCGAGCGCCGGCGCGGCTCGTTCGGCAGGCCGGCACCGGGATTCGAGACCAAGGTCGTCGATCCCGACACCGGGATCGACGTGCCGGTCGGCGAGGTCGGTGAACTGTGCCTGCGCGGGCCATACCTGATGCAGCGGTACTACAAACGCAGCCGGGAGGAGTGTTTCGATGCCGACGGCTGGTTCCACAGCGGCGACTTGGTGCGCTTCGACGCCGACGGATTCGTCTACTTCGCCGGCCGACGCGGCGCGATGATCAAAACGGCGGGCGCCAATGTCTCGGCGGCCGAAGTGGAGAAGACCATCAGCAGGGTCACCGACGGGGCGCCGGCTTATGTGATCGGCCTTCCCGACGCCCGGCGCGGTCAGCTCGTCGCCGCGGTGGTCGTCCAGCCGGACGGTGCCGCGGATTTCGACGAAGCCGCGCTGGTCGCGCTGCTCAAACCGGAGCTGTCCGCCTACAAGGTTCCCAAGCGGTTCGTCGCCCTTCGCAGCTCCGAGGTTCCGCTGCTGTCCAGTGGCAAGGTCGACATGCGGCGGCTCAGGGAGCTGTTCGATGCCTGA
- a CDS encoding DJ-1/PfpI family protein: MHAQIVLYDGFDPFDVIAPFEVLAAGSEMVSGDLAVTLVAAEGPRAVTSGTRGLALTATARLDPSEPGCVVVPGASGPTVGDPDDGVETIPVLLGRAAHSELTPLLHKAFGNADMTVAAVCGGSIVMAMSGLIEGRRAATHHLGLDLLEAAGVHPVAARVVDDGDLVTAGGVTSGLDLGLHLLDRFYGPRIAHAVEQLFEYERRGTVWRPVGREPVEV, encoded by the coding sequence GTGCATGCGCAAATCGTTCTGTACGACGGGTTCGACCCGTTCGACGTCATCGCGCCCTTCGAAGTCCTCGCCGCCGGCAGCGAAATGGTCTCGGGCGACCTCGCGGTGACGTTGGTGGCGGCCGAAGGACCGCGCGCCGTGACCAGCGGCACGCGGGGTCTCGCGTTGACCGCCACCGCCCGGCTCGATCCGTCCGAGCCGGGCTGCGTGGTCGTGCCCGGCGCCAGTGGGCCCACCGTCGGTGACCCCGATGACGGGGTCGAGACCATCCCGGTGTTGTTGGGCCGAGCCGCTCACAGCGAGCTGACTCCGCTGTTGCACAAAGCATTCGGCAACGCGGACATGACGGTGGCAGCGGTGTGCGGTGGCTCCATCGTCATGGCGATGTCGGGGCTCATCGAAGGGCGGCGCGCGGCGACGCACCACCTGGGTCTGGACCTGCTGGAGGCGGCGGGCGTGCATCCGGTGGCGGCCCGCGTCGTCGACGATGGGGACCTGGTCACGGCGGGTGGCGTCACCTCGGGACTCGACCTGGGCCTGCATCTGCTCGACCGCTTCTACGGCCCGCGAATCGCCCATGCCGTCGAGCAACTCTTCGAATACGAGCGGCGCGGCACGGTGTGGCGGCCCGTCGGCCGCGAACCGGTGGAGGTTTAG
- a CDS encoding acyl-CoA dehydrogenase family protein — MTKLAQTLGLTEVQTEIIATVRKFVEKEVIPHAAELERGDTYPQAIVDQMREMGLFGLMIPQEYGGLGESLLTYALCVEELARGWMSVSGVLNTHFIVAYMLRQHGTEEQKQRFLPRMAVGETRGAFSMSEPELGSDVAAIRTRARRNDDGTYTIDGQKMWLTNGATSTLVAVLVRTDEGSDKPHRNLTAFLVEKPVGFGEVVPGLRIPGKIEKLGYKGIETTEMIFDGYQAGADDVLGGTTGRGFFQMMDGIEVGRVNVSARACGLGIRAFELAVRYAQQRQTFGKPIAEHQAIAFQLAEMATKVEAAHLMMVNAARLKDSGERNDVAAGMAKYLCSEYCTEVTQQSFRIHGGYGYSKEYEIERLMRDAPFLLIGEGTSEIQKNIISKRLLAEYQV; from the coding sequence ATGACCAAACTCGCCCAGACCCTGGGCTTGACCGAGGTGCAAACCGAGATCATCGCCACCGTAAGGAAATTCGTCGAGAAGGAAGTCATTCCGCACGCGGCCGAACTGGAACGCGGCGACACCTACCCGCAGGCGATCGTCGACCAGATGCGCGAGATGGGCCTGTTCGGCCTGATGATTCCGCAGGAGTACGGCGGGCTGGGTGAGTCCTTGTTGACCTACGCCCTGTGCGTCGAGGAGCTGGCGCGCGGCTGGATGAGCGTGTCCGGGGTGCTCAACACCCACTTCATCGTGGCCTACATGCTGCGCCAGCACGGCACCGAGGAGCAGAAGCAGCGGTTCCTGCCGCGGATGGCGGTCGGGGAGACCCGCGGCGCCTTCTCGATGTCCGAGCCGGAACTGGGTTCGGACGTGGCCGCGATCCGCACCCGGGCCCGGCGCAATGACGACGGCACGTACACGATCGACGGCCAGAAGATGTGGCTGACCAACGGCGCCACCTCCACGCTGGTGGCGGTGCTGGTGCGCACCGACGAAGGGTCGGACAAACCGCACCGCAACCTCACCGCGTTCCTCGTCGAGAAGCCGGTCGGATTCGGCGAAGTCGTTCCCGGCCTGCGCATTCCGGGCAAAATCGAGAAGCTGGGCTACAAGGGCATCGAAACGACGGAGATGATTTTCGACGGCTACCAGGCCGGTGCCGACGACGTGCTCGGCGGCACCACCGGCCGGGGCTTCTTCCAGATGATGGACGGCATCGAGGTCGGCCGCGTCAACGTGTCCGCGCGCGCCTGTGGCCTCGGCATTCGTGCCTTCGAGCTCGCGGTGCGCTACGCCCAACAACGCCAGACCTTCGGCAAGCCGATCGCCGAGCACCAGGCCATCGCGTTCCAGCTTGCCGAGATGGCGACGAAAGTCGAAGCGGCACACCTGATGATGGTCAACGCGGCTCGGCTGAAGGACTCCGGGGAGCGTAACGACGTCGCCGCCGGGATGGCCAAATACCTGTGCAGCGAGTACTGCACCGAGGTCACCCAGCAGAGCTTCCGGATCCACGGCGGCTACGGCTATTCCAAGGAATACGAAATCGAGCGGCTGATGCGCGACGCGCCCTTCCTGCTGATCGGTGAGGGCACCAGCGAGATCCAGAAGAACATCATCAGCAAGCGACTGCTCGCCGAGTATCAGGTGTAA
- a CDS encoding class I adenylate-forming enzyme family protein: protein MPRHPLVQRIADVLDLEPDAHAIEYGGQWISWGQVAASAQRIADATAGAEVGMLLRNRPGHVAAFLGVLLGGGTVVVINPSRGDERTKSDIARLQLPVIVGEADDLTKLVAAGTPTFAISGLLDGAGDCAAPAGHAASPSGVAVRMLTSGTTGPPKRIDLGYDMLARSVLGPDPDHTAPPQQLRRGVAIVNSPLVHIGGVFRVLQCIAEARPFVLLERFELNVWAEAVRRHRPRAASLVPAALRTVLHSDVPRADLQSLRAVTCGTAPLSAEDADAFTEKYGVPVLTSYAATEFGGGVAGWTLADYQRHWQAKRGSVGRANPGAQLRVVAEDGTPLGPDEVGLLEVKPGQLGPAAQWMRTTDMARIDADGFLWIVGRADQAIIRGGFKVMPDDVRAALESHPAVAGAAVIARPDERLGETPVAMVELRERAHADAGALVQYLRERLARYEIPTEIAIVDAIPRTPSGKADLGAIRGFFRESAVQRDHAR, encoded by the coding sequence ATGCCGCGTCACCCTCTGGTTCAACGCATCGCCGACGTGCTCGACCTGGAGCCGGACGCGCACGCGATCGAGTATGGCGGCCAATGGATCTCCTGGGGCCAGGTCGCCGCATCGGCGCAACGCATCGCCGATGCCACCGCCGGAGCCGAGGTCGGGATGCTGTTGCGCAACCGGCCGGGACACGTCGCCGCGTTCCTTGGCGTGCTGCTGGGCGGCGGAACCGTCGTGGTCATCAACCCGTCCCGCGGTGACGAGCGCACCAAGAGCGACATCGCGAGACTCCAGCTTCCCGTGATCGTCGGCGAGGCTGACGATCTGACGAAGCTGGTCGCCGCCGGCACACCGACATTCGCGATTTCGGGCCTGCTGGACGGCGCCGGCGACTGCGCGGCCCCCGCCGGCCACGCCGCTTCGCCGTCCGGTGTCGCGGTGCGCATGCTGACCAGTGGCACGACGGGCCCGCCCAAGCGAATCGATCTGGGCTACGACATGCTGGCCCGCAGCGTGCTGGGGCCGGATCCCGACCACACCGCGCCGCCTCAACAGCTGCGCCGCGGCGTCGCGATCGTGAATTCACCGCTGGTGCACATCGGCGGCGTGTTCCGGGTGCTGCAATGCATCGCCGAGGCGCGACCGTTCGTGCTGCTGGAACGATTCGAACTCAACGTGTGGGCCGAGGCGGTACGCAGGCATCGGCCCCGCGCGGCGTCGCTGGTACCGGCCGCCCTGCGCACCGTCTTGCACTCCGATGTTCCCCGCGCCGACCTGCAGAGCCTGCGTGCCGTCACCTGCGGCACCGCGCCGCTGTCGGCCGAGGATGCCGACGCCTTCACCGAGAAGTACGGCGTTCCGGTGCTGACGTCTTATGCGGCAACCGAATTCGGCGGGGGCGTGGCGGGCTGGACCCTGGCCGACTACCAGCGGCACTGGCAGGCCAAACGCGGCAGCGTCGGTCGGGCCAATCCGGGCGCTCAGCTCAGGGTGGTCGCCGAGGACGGAACACCCCTGGGCCCAGACGAAGTCGGCCTGCTGGAGGTCAAGCCGGGCCAGCTGGGCCCCGCCGCGCAATGGATGCGAACCACGGACATGGCGCGGATCGACGCCGACGGGTTTCTCTGGATCGTCGGTCGCGCCGACCAGGCGATCATCCGCGGCGGTTTCAAGGTGATGCCCGACGACGTTCGCGCCGCACTGGAGAGCCACCCGGCGGTGGCCGGGGCGGCCGTGATCGCCCGGCCCGACGAGCGGCTCGGCGAGACACCGGTCGCCATGGTTGAGCTACGCGAACGCGCCCACGCCGATGCCGGCGCGCTGGTGCAGTACCTGCGAGAGCGGCTGGCCCGCTACGAGATACCCACCGAAATCGCGATCGTCGACGCCATCCCCCGAACACCGTCGGGGAAGGCCGATCTGGGTGCGATCCGGGGCTTCTTCCGCGAGTCCGCGGTGCAGCGCGACCATGCCCGATGA
- a CDS encoding GntR family transcriptional regulator, which yields MSVPEFAARPQLSEDVARIIRGRIFDGAYAAGSYVRLDQLAAELGISVTPVREALFALCAEGLINQQPRRGFVVLPVTGRDVTDVANVQAHVGGELAARAALNITDDQLHQLKEIQAQLEDAYAGDDHERTVRLNHEFHRAINVAADSPKLAQLMSQITRYAPESVFPAIRGWPEQSMQDHRRILSALKKHDDKLARAAMSEHLAAGAVPLIDHLVARGVVADESPLT from the coding sequence ATGAGCGTGCCGGAATTCGCTGCGCGGCCTCAACTTTCCGAGGACGTCGCGCGGATCATCCGTGGGCGGATATTCGACGGGGCGTACGCCGCCGGATCGTACGTCCGGTTGGACCAACTGGCCGCGGAGCTGGGTATCAGCGTCACACCCGTGCGTGAGGCGCTGTTCGCGCTGTGCGCCGAAGGCCTGATCAACCAGCAGCCGCGCCGGGGTTTCGTGGTGCTGCCGGTCACCGGACGCGACGTCACCGACGTGGCGAACGTGCAGGCGCACGTGGGTGGCGAGTTGGCGGCGCGGGCGGCGCTCAACATTACCGATGACCAACTCCACCAGCTCAAGGAGATCCAGGCCCAGCTGGAGGACGCCTATGCCGGCGATGATCACGAGCGTACGGTGCGGCTGAACCACGAGTTCCACCGCGCCATCAACGTCGCGGCGGACTCGCCCAAGCTCGCTCAGCTGATGTCGCAGATCACCCGTTACGCCCCCGAATCGGTGTTTCCCGCAATCCGGGGCTGGCCCGAGCAATCGATGCAGGACCATCGGCGGATCCTGTCCGCGCTGAAAAAGCACGACGACAAGCTCGCCCGCGCGGCGATGTCCGAACACCTTGCCGCCGGCGCGGTGCCCTTGATCGATCACCTGGTGGCGCGCGGGGTGGTCGCCGACGAGAGCCCTCTGACCTAG
- a CDS encoding class I adenylate-forming enzyme family protein — MPDTIDQLVRLRADRDGDAPMVIDPTSRLNYRELDSTTRDLAAAFVDAGVGKGTRVGLIMPNSTRWVQVAIAVTRIGAVLVPLSTLLTAAELAAQLRAAAVQFLVSVGEFRGHRYLDDLATMRGTELPALRNVWPVDRLDNAVASEQARRIVDPMTATVAPADPLVIMFTSGSSGSPKGVIHSHGNALGAVRSGLAARCITARTRLYLPMPFFWVGGFGSGILSALLAGATLVTEEIPRPEATLKLLEDERVTLFRGWPDQAEALARHAADVGADLSALQAGSLQALLPPGQRARPGARATLFGMTEAFGPYCGYPADTDMPASAWGSCGKPFPGMEVRIVDVDSGAPVESGATGMIHIRGPHTLRGICGRTREDLFTADGFYPTGDLGHLDDDGFLFYHGRSDDMFKVSGATVYPSEVERALRTIDGVDYAVVTNVAGGSGERVGAAVVCRTLTAEQLRARARSVLSAFKVPTVWLLLDSDDDVPRGGTGKVDVRRLREMLIDAAPP, encoded by the coding sequence ATGCCTGACACCATCGACCAGCTGGTGCGGTTGCGGGCCGACCGCGACGGCGACGCGCCGATGGTGATCGATCCCACCTCCCGGCTCAACTACCGCGAACTCGACTCCACCACAAGGGATCTGGCTGCCGCCTTCGTCGACGCGGGCGTGGGCAAGGGCACCCGGGTGGGACTCATCATGCCCAACAGCACCCGCTGGGTGCAGGTCGCCATCGCCGTGACCCGGATCGGCGCCGTGCTGGTGCCGCTGAGCACCCTGCTGACGGCCGCCGAGCTCGCCGCACAGCTGCGGGCGGCCGCGGTGCAGTTCCTGGTCAGCGTCGGGGAATTCCGCGGCCACCGCTACCTGGATGACCTCGCGACGATGCGAGGAACCGAACTTCCCGCGTTACGCAACGTTTGGCCGGTCGACCGGCTCGATAACGCCGTGGCGAGCGAACAGGCCCGCAGGATCGTCGACCCCATGACGGCGACCGTCGCGCCCGCCGACCCCTTGGTGATCATGTTCACCTCGGGCAGCAGCGGATCCCCCAAGGGAGTCATCCACTCGCACGGCAACGCGTTGGGCGCCGTGCGGTCGGGCCTCGCGGCGCGGTGCATCACCGCCCGGACCCGCCTGTATCTGCCGATGCCCTTCTTCTGGGTGGGCGGCTTCGGCAGCGGAATACTCTCGGCCCTGCTGGCCGGCGCCACCCTGGTGACCGAGGAGATCCCCCGGCCCGAGGCGACCCTGAAATTGCTGGAAGACGAACGGGTGACACTGTTTCGGGGCTGGCCGGATCAGGCCGAGGCATTGGCACGGCACGCCGCCGATGTCGGCGCCGACCTGTCGGCCCTACAGGCGGGAAGCCTGCAGGCGCTGCTGCCGCCCGGGCAGCGGGCCCGGCCCGGCGCGCGGGCGACGCTGTTCGGCATGACCGAGGCCTTCGGCCCGTACTGCGGTTATCCCGCCGATACCGACATGCCCGCGTCGGCGTGGGGCAGTTGCGGAAAACCATTCCCCGGCATGGAGGTCCGCATCGTCGACGTCGACAGCGGCGCGCCCGTCGAATCGGGAGCCACCGGGATGATCCACATCCGCGGACCGCACACGCTGCGCGGCATCTGCGGGCGCACCCGCGAAGACCTTTTCACCGCCGACGGCTTCTACCCCACCGGTGACCTCGGCCACCTCGACGACGACGGATTCCTGTTCTATCACGGACGATCCGACGACATGTTCAAAGTCAGCGGTGCGACCGTCTACCCCAGCGAGGTCGAGCGGGCGCTGCGCACGATCGACGGCGTCGACTACGCCGTCGTCACCAACGTTGCGGGCGGCTCGGGGGAACGCGTCGGGGCTGCGGTGGTGTGCCGCACGCTGACCGCCGAGCAGCTGCGCGCCCGTGCTCGAAGTGTGTTGAGCGCCTTCAAGGTCCCGACCGTGTGGTTACTGCTGGACTCCGACGACGACGTTCCGCGCGGCGGAACCGGCAAGGTCGACGTCCGCCGGCTGCGCGAGATGTTGATCGACGCGGCCCCGCCCTAG
- a CDS encoding acetyl-CoA C-acetyltransferase: protein MSAEAVICEPVRTPIGRYGGMFKACSAVDLGVTALKGLLERTGLAPDAVQDVILGHCYPNSDAPAIGRVVALDSGLPVTVPGMQVDRRCGSGLQAVIQACLQVAAGANDLVVAGGCESMSNVAFYSTDMRWGGARTGVQVHDGLARGRTTAGGRNYPVPGGMLETAENLRRRYGISRQEQDELAVRSHQRAVAAQKDGVLAEEIIPVAVPTRHGEELIDTDEHPRADTSVESLGKLKPVLLKDDPEATVTAGNASGQNDAASMCVVTTPEKAGEYGLKPLVRLVSWGVAGVAPDVMGIGPVPATEVALARAGLQLSDIDLIELNEAFAAQALAVMREWNFGAADHERTNVHGSGISLGHPVGATGGRMLATLARELHRREARYGLETMCIGGGQGLAAVFERVASR from the coding sequence ATGAGTGCCGAGGCCGTCATCTGTGAGCCCGTTCGGACGCCGATCGGCCGCTACGGCGGAATGTTCAAGGCGTGCAGCGCCGTCGACCTCGGCGTCACCGCGCTCAAAGGGCTGCTGGAACGGACCGGGCTGGCGCCCGATGCCGTGCAGGACGTGATCCTGGGTCACTGCTATCCCAACAGCGATGCGCCCGCCATCGGGCGCGTGGTGGCGCTGGATTCCGGTCTGCCGGTGACGGTTCCGGGCATGCAGGTCGACCGGCGTTGCGGCTCGGGCCTGCAGGCGGTCATCCAAGCGTGCCTGCAGGTGGCGGCCGGGGCCAACGACCTCGTCGTCGCGGGCGGCTGCGAGAGCATGAGCAACGTCGCCTTCTACTCCACCGACATGCGCTGGGGCGGCGCCCGCACCGGTGTACAGGTGCACGACGGGCTGGCCCGGGGACGCACGACGGCCGGCGGCCGGAACTACCCGGTGCCGGGCGGGATGCTGGAGACGGCCGAGAATCTGCGCCGCCGGTACGGCATTTCGCGCCAGGAGCAGGACGAGCTCGCGGTGCGATCCCACCAGCGTGCGGTGGCCGCACAGAAGGACGGCGTCCTGGCCGAGGAGATCATCCCGGTCGCGGTGCCTACCCGGCACGGCGAGGAACTGATCGACACCGACGAACACCCGCGCGCCGACACCTCGGTCGAGTCGCTGGGCAAGCTCAAACCCGTTCTGCTGAAGGATGATCCGGAGGCAACTGTCACCGCCGGCAACGCCAGCGGGCAGAACGACGCGGCCTCGATGTGCGTGGTCACCACCCCGGAGAAGGCCGGCGAATACGGCCTGAAGCCGTTGGTGCGCCTGGTGTCATGGGGCGTGGCGGGGGTGGCACCCGACGTCATGGGCATCGGGCCGGTGCCCGCGACCGAGGTCGCGCTGGCCAGGGCGGGCCTGCAGCTTTCCGACATCGACCTCATCGAGCTCAACGAAGCCTTTGCCGCGCAAGCGCTTGCAGTGATGCGGGAGTGGAACTTCGGCGCGGCCGATCACGAGCGGACCAACGTGCACGGTTCCGGGATCTCGCTGGGCCACCCGGTGGGCGCGACGGGCGGCCGGATGCTGGCCACGCTGGCGCGCGAACTGCATCGCCGCGAGGCGCGCTACGGCCTGGAGACCATGTGCATCGGCGGCGGCCAGGGCCTGGCGGCCGTCTTCGAACGGGTCGCATCGCGATGA